In the genome of Acetobacter oryzifermentans, one region contains:
- a CDS encoding tetratricopeptide repeat protein, with the protein MQVVCCQKQRCSTFEVGEDVATGKSVMGRYMCGMLFAYLLLPTLSAVAGEDGLHALPVPAVQEESLDGQQGASLFLPIGAEVALAAFWSGSDLLIVADRPVTSLVHNFTGQGIFADTDVTVLEYATVLRVHVPSHPHIALHKKLDGWLLEQLPKGDTGSVRAAPPAVMMPEAVLFPQKQSGHVISFPDPTTGARLLITPSVMETGYRSSYRAIGYGVRDSAQGIVVAADSSQIRLDAVADKGVFLSALGLDALPVGQGTAETVPPEGGLDWFWLGLHAAPVVILQKNWLSAKVDAEKAPPSLRWPAQVAAARAAFVAGYPADAWRLVKNMPQRSEPGAPPTGVLFLRACAALLSHDVDAAASVLTQMDGAPPELEIWHALYLMMSGANSKDASVLLARHYEQILRYPQPLRDLLLPQVTNYIARYGADETALILEPLPSDGVYDLARARMQDREGNVETARVTLENLTAAADPEKAAYARADLVNFLLQHDQIAAAMAAESFQNLLDGKEGVGKLVPTARAYTSLLLSTALVQCGRARQALAVLGELSASAQTPYDRLEAVRRQALYVLVFNTLPSGKAVSGEDGALSAEQRVHILQTQLPLLEENTSKAKLLRGYGTLLLQIGQAEAAVMAFKQAVVLTADPVARAEIQEQIVQAAFKAGNVNAAMEALEQSTVPGLPEDMAARRHYDEAHLALTKGDRAGALALLADDESDTGLELRGQLYEQGKQWADAVRVVGRLASRALPETGPLTEPQQDLAMQLATDSAAAHDADTLQRLKAWLAGRTLGKERDRQLDMLVKQTVHYSTER; encoded by the coding sequence ATGCAGGTCGTATGCTGCCAAAAGCAGCGTTGCAGCACGTTTGAGGTTGGAGAAGATGTGGCAACAGGTAAATCCGTAATGGGCAGATATATGTGCGGAATGCTTTTCGCCTATTTGTTGCTGCCCACGTTGTCGGCTGTAGCGGGTGAAGATGGCCTGCATGCGCTTCCTGTTCCCGCAGTGCAGGAGGAATCTCTGGATGGCCAGCAAGGGGCATCCCTTTTTCTGCCTATAGGAGCGGAGGTTGCTCTTGCGGCTTTCTGGTCTGGGTCTGATTTGCTGATTGTGGCAGACCGTCCCGTGACTTCGTTAGTTCATAATTTTACAGGGCAAGGCATATTTGCAGATACGGATGTAACGGTGCTGGAATACGCCACGGTTTTGCGCGTTCATGTGCCGTCTCATCCACATATTGCGTTACATAAAAAGCTGGATGGCTGGTTGCTGGAACAGCTTCCAAAAGGCGATACAGGTAGCGTAAGGGCTGCACCGCCTGCGGTTATGATGCCAGAAGCCGTTTTGTTTCCACAAAAACAGTCTGGGCACGTTATCTCGTTTCCAGATCCGACAACTGGCGCACGTTTGCTGATAACGCCGTCTGTCATGGAAACGGGATATCGCTCTTCTTACCGGGCCATAGGGTATGGTGTGCGAGATTCTGCCCAAGGTATTGTAGTGGCTGCGGATTCATCGCAAATCAGATTAGATGCTGTTGCAGATAAAGGCGTATTCCTCTCTGCTTTAGGGCTGGATGCTTTGCCTGTAGGGCAGGGAACAGCAGAGACAGTGCCACCCGAAGGTGGGTTAGACTGGTTCTGGCTGGGACTGCATGCTGCACCAGTTGTCATTTTACAAAAGAACTGGCTTAGCGCGAAGGTTGACGCCGAAAAAGCACCACCTTCTTTACGATGGCCTGCGCAGGTTGCTGCTGCGCGCGCTGCTTTTGTGGCTGGGTATCCAGCAGATGCGTGGCGTCTTGTAAAAAATATGCCTCAGCGGTCTGAACCGGGAGCCCCCCCAACGGGAGTGCTCTTTCTGCGGGCCTGCGCAGCGTTATTAAGCCATGATGTGGATGCTGCGGCATCCGTTCTGACGCAGATGGATGGAGCCCCCCCAGAACTGGAAATATGGCACGCATTGTATCTGATGATGAGTGGCGCAAACAGCAAAGATGCTTCTGTTTTACTTGCGCGTCATTACGAACAGATTCTGCGCTATCCACAACCGCTGCGTGATCTGCTTCTTCCACAAGTTACAAATTATATCGCGCGTTATGGTGCGGATGAAACAGCTCTGATTTTGGAGCCTTTACCCAGTGATGGCGTTTATGATCTTGCGCGAGCGCGCATGCAGGATCGTGAAGGGAATGTAGAAACCGCACGGGTTACGCTGGAAAATCTAACGGCTGCGGCAGATCCAGAAAAAGCCGCTTATGCGCGTGCAGATCTGGTGAATTTTCTGTTGCAGCATGATCAGATTGCTGCGGCCATGGCTGCCGAGAGCTTTCAAAACCTTCTTGATGGAAAAGAAGGCGTTGGAAAGCTTGTGCCTACTGCTCGGGCATACACCAGTTTGTTATTATCTACAGCACTTGTGCAATGTGGTCGGGCACGACAGGCTTTAGCTGTGCTGGGCGAGCTTTCTGCCTCTGCACAAACGCCATATGACAGGTTGGAGGCTGTGCGACGGCAGGCTTTGTATGTGCTTGTGTTTAATACCTTACCATCTGGTAAAGCTGTAAGCGGAGAGGATGGGGCGTTATCCGCAGAGCAACGGGTGCATATTTTGCAGACCCAATTGCCTTTACTGGAAGAGAATACATCTAAGGCAAAACTGTTAAGAGGTTACGGAACGCTTCTATTGCAGATAGGGCAAGCCGAAGCTGCTGTTATGGCGTTCAAACAAGCCGTTGTGTTGACGGCTGATCCGGTAGCACGCGCAGAAATACAGGAGCAGATTGTTCAGGCAGCTTTCAAGGCGGGAAATGTGAATGCCGCCATGGAAGCATTGGAACAAAGCACTGTTCCCGGCTTGCCGGAGGATATGGCTGCCCGCCGCCATTATGATGAAGCGCATCTTGCGCTTACCAAGGGGGATAGGGCTGGGGCATTGGCCTTACTGGCGGATGATGAATCCGACACTGGTTTAGAACTGCGCGGGCAATTGTATGAGCAAGGCAAGCAATGGGCAGATGCTGTGCGCGTGGTGGGCCGCTTGGCCAGTCGTGCTTTACCAGAAACAGGGCCTTTAACAGAACCGCAGCAAGACCTTGCCATGCAGCTTGCCACCGATTCTGCAGCCGCACATGATGCAGATACCTTGCAGCGTTTAAAGGCTTGGTTAGCAGGGCGAACGCTGGGGAAAGAGCGTGATCGTCAGCTTGACATGCTTGTGAAACAAACTGTGCATTATTCTACAGAGCGTTGA
- a CDS encoding LysR family transcriptional regulator: MLDRITSMQIFVKVVAAGNFTGAARLMALSPTMVTKHVTALETRLGVSLFQRSTRHLSLTEAGRLFLESCQKILADVENMEQTVSEQYREPRGQLRLNAPVSFAIRYVAPYLPEFSRRYPQVQVELGLNDRPVDLVEEGWDLTLRIRNLTVSTLRARKLAAVRMIICASPAYLEKAGTPTHVNELQQHNCLGYTLSGNNSASRWHFGESGEKTVSVSGLLSANNGDALREAAVAGAGIAYLPLFVVSQELQQGQLIALSLDYPTTPGPDLHAVYAPGTSIPLKVRAMIDYLAQCYGPIPPWEKAA, encoded by the coding sequence ATGCTCGATCGCATCACCAGTATGCAGATTTTTGTCAAAGTTGTAGCTGCGGGCAACTTTACAGGGGCAGCACGCCTTATGGCGCTTTCCCCAACAATGGTAACCAAACATGTGACTGCACTGGAAACCCGGTTAGGAGTTTCTCTCTTTCAACGTAGCACGCGGCATCTTTCCTTAACCGAAGCAGGACGCCTGTTTTTGGAAAGCTGCCAAAAAATTCTGGCCGATGTAGAAAACATGGAGCAAACTGTAAGCGAGCAGTACCGTGAACCACGTGGGCAATTACGCCTTAACGCTCCGGTTTCCTTCGCCATTCGGTATGTCGCGCCTTATCTGCCTGAATTTAGCAGAAGATACCCGCAGGTTCAGGTAGAGCTTGGCTTGAATGACAGACCCGTTGATTTGGTTGAGGAAGGGTGGGATCTTACGCTGCGTATCCGCAACCTAACAGTCAGTACGCTACGTGCACGTAAATTGGCTGCTGTACGTATGATTATCTGTGCCTCTCCTGCTTATTTAGAAAAGGCTGGCACACCCACGCATGTAAATGAATTGCAGCAGCACAATTGTCTTGGATACACCCTTAGCGGAAACAATAGCGCATCCCGTTGGCATTTTGGAGAAAGCGGAGAAAAAACCGTTTCTGTTTCCGGCCTACTTTCCGCCAATAATGGAGATGCTTTGCGAGAAGCCGCAGTAGCTGGCGCAGGCATTGCTTACCTGCCGCTTTTTGTTGTGAGCCAAGAACTGCAACAAGGCCAACTTATTGCTTTATCATTGGATTACCCCACCACACCGGGGCCAGACTTACACGCCGTGTATGCACCCGGCACAAGTATTCCCTTAAAAGTCCGCGCCATGATTGATTATCTTGCGCAGTGCTATGGCCCGATTCCACCATGGGAAAAAGCAGCATAA
- a CDS encoding peptidylprolyl isomerase: MSSEDKNDIIHMDIPHGRVIIKLRPDLAPKAAERIRTLAAEGFYDNVPFHRVIPGFMAQGGDPTGTGMHGSKLPDLPAEFTNKAKFERGTIGMARTSDPNSANSQFFIMFEPSPHLDGQYTIVGEVIEGMENVDKIKHGSGMSGMVKDPDRISRMRPAVGEKS; the protein is encoded by the coding sequence ATGTCTTCAGAAGATAAAAACGATATCATTCATATGGATATCCCGCACGGTCGCGTTATTATTAAACTGCGTCCAGATCTGGCCCCCAAGGCTGCGGAACGTATTCGCACGCTGGCGGCAGAAGGTTTTTACGATAACGTACCCTTCCATCGTGTTATCCCCGGTTTTATGGCACAGGGTGGTGATCCAACGGGTACGGGTATGCACGGTAGCAAATTACCGGATCTACCCGCAGAATTCACAAACAAAGCCAAGTTTGAACGTGGCACCATTGGTATGGCGCGGACGTCTGATCCGAACAGTGCTAATAGCCAGTTCTTCATCATGTTTGAACCTTCTCCGCACCTTGATGGCCAGTATACCATTGTGGGTGAAGTGATCGAAGGTATGGAAAACGTCGATAAAATCAAACATGGGTCTGGCATGTCCGGCATGGTGAAGGATCCGGATCGGATTTCTCGCATGCGTCCGGCTGTTGGCGAAAAATCCTGA
- the gyrA gene encoding DNA gyrase subunit A yields MTEISDQPGVPEPSDLLPVTIEEEMRSSYLAYAMSVIVSRALPDVRDGLKPVHRRILYAMHESGFTYDKPYRKSARAVGEVMGKYHPHGDSSIYDAMVRMAQSWSMRVKLIDGQGNFGSVDGDSPAAMRYTEARLAKASTFLLNDIDRDTVDFQPNYDESEEEPTVLPATFPNLLINGATGIAVGMATNIPTHNPSEVIDATLALIANPDLSLDDLMEYVPGPDFPTGGIILGRSGIRSAFATGRGAVIIRAKADIEEIRKDRKAIIVTEIPYQVNKATLQERIADLVRNKQIEGIADIRDESDRSGMRVVIEIKRDATPEVVLNQLYRFTQLQTSFGVNMLALDGGKPRLMGLKDVLEAFIAFREEVILRRSRFELNKARDRGHILVGLVIAVANIDAVIALIRGAPDAAAAREALMAAQWDAAEVEPLLALIHDDGNVVVDGKVRLTEAQARGILELRLQRLTGLERDKIQQELSEVAQRINELLEIIGSHVRRMEVLRDELSVARAEIATPRMTEIADYAGDQDDESLIEPGQMVVTITREGFIKRTPLDVFRAQNRGGRGRTGASTRGDDIVVRSFNAHTHQWVMFFSSGGKVYRQKVWRLPEAGPAAKGRALVNLLPDLGSDSITAVLPLPQDEELWEALHLVFATASGNVRRNRLSDFRNIRSSGMIAMKLDEGDSLIGVATCREGQDVFLATRGARCIRFQITDDTLRVFAGRGSSGVRGIRLAEGDRVISLAVLNHVEATVEERSAYLRMANAKRRAENAAEAAEEDVDAVQPDSDEEGTDTDALLSPERFEQLEVAEEILLIVSDGGFGRRSSAYDYRVSGRGGQGITNMTFSANKRGKEVAATLPVLAGTDVMLVTDAGRLIRVPVDQVRVMARQASGVTLFRLNDDERVTSVFPVMDDGEDEAGEAEGE; encoded by the coding sequence TTGACCGAGATTTCTGACCAGCCGGGTGTACCGGAACCCTCAGACCTTCTGCCCGTAACCATTGAGGAGGAGATGCGCTCTTCCTACCTCGCGTATGCGATGTCGGTTATTGTCAGCCGTGCGCTGCCGGATGTGCGAGATGGTCTTAAACCTGTTCATCGTCGCATCCTGTATGCCATGCATGAAAGTGGTTTTACCTACGACAAACCTTACCGTAAATCTGCCCGTGCGGTTGGTGAGGTTATGGGTAAATACCACCCACATGGTGATTCCTCCATTTACGATGCCATGGTGCGTATGGCGCAGTCTTGGTCCATGCGGGTCAAGCTGATTGACGGGCAAGGCAACTTTGGTTCGGTGGATGGTGATAGCCCCGCTGCCATGCGTTATACGGAAGCTCGGCTGGCCAAAGCTTCTACATTTCTGCTGAATGATATTGACCGCGATACGGTAGATTTCCAGCCGAACTATGATGAAAGTGAGGAAGAACCAACTGTTCTTCCTGCCACATTCCCGAACCTGCTGATCAATGGTGCCACAGGTATTGCGGTGGGTATGGCCACCAATATTCCTACGCATAATCCATCAGAAGTTATTGATGCCACGTTGGCGCTGATTGCTAACCCGGATCTTTCACTTGATGATCTGATGGAATATGTGCCGGGGCCAGACTTTCCCACAGGCGGCATTATTCTTGGGCGTTCTGGCATCCGCAGTGCTTTTGCCACAGGGCGCGGAGCCGTTATTATTCGTGCCAAGGCAGATATTGAGGAAATCCGTAAGGATCGTAAGGCCATTATTGTTACGGAAATTCCGTATCAGGTTAACAAGGCCACCTTGCAGGAACGTATTGCTGATCTGGTACGTAACAAGCAGATTGAAGGCATTGCTGATATCCGCGATGAATCTGACCGCTCCGGTATGCGTGTGGTTATCGAAATCAAGCGGGATGCCACACCAGAAGTGGTGTTGAATCAGCTTTATCGCTTCACGCAGCTTCAGACTTCCTTTGGCGTGAATATGCTGGCGCTGGATGGTGGCAAGCCCCGCCTGATGGGCCTGAAGGATGTGCTGGAAGCCTTTATTGCGTTCCGTGAGGAAGTGATTCTGCGCCGCTCGCGCTTTGAACTGAATAAGGCGCGAGATCGCGGGCACATTTTGGTTGGGCTGGTCATTGCCGTTGCCAATATTGATGCGGTTATTGCTCTTATTCGTGGCGCGCCAGATGCAGCCGCAGCGCGTGAAGCCCTGATGGCCGCCCAGTGGGACGCCGCAGAAGTGGAACCGCTGCTGGCCCTGATTCATGATGACGGCAACGTGGTTGTGGATGGCAAAGTGCGGCTAACAGAAGCACAGGCACGCGGCATTCTGGAACTGCGCCTGCAACGTCTGACAGGGCTGGAACGAGACAAGATCCAGCAGGAACTCTCGGAAGTTGCTCAGCGTATTAACGAGCTTCTGGAAATTATCGGTAGCCACGTTCGCCGTATGGAAGTGCTGCGTGATGAACTTTCCGTAGCACGGGCGGAAATTGCCACCCCACGTATGACCGAAATTGCGGATTATGCAGGAGATCAGGACGATGAAAGCCTGATCGAACCGGGCCAGATGGTTGTAACCATCACGCGGGAAGGGTTTATTAAACGCACACCGCTGGATGTGTTCCGGGCGCAAAACCGTGGTGGCCGTGGCCGTACGGGGGCCAGCACACGTGGCGATGATATTGTTGTGCGATCCTTTAATGCACACACCCATCAGTGGGTCATGTTCTTCTCCTCAGGCGGTAAGGTATATCGTCAGAAGGTCTGGCGTCTGCCAGAAGCCGGGCCTGCTGCTAAAGGCCGCGCCTTGGTGAACCTGTTGCCAGATTTGGGCTCTGATAGCATTACGGCCGTGCTGCCGCTGCCGCAGGATGAAGAACTGTGGGAAGCCTTGCATCTGGTCTTTGCAACGGCCAGCGGCAATGTGCGTCGTAACCGTTTGAGTGATTTCCGGAATATCCGTTCGTCTGGCATGATTGCCATGAAGTTGGATGAAGGAGATAGCCTGATAGGTGTTGCTACCTGTCGTGAAGGGCAGGATGTGTTCCTTGCCACGCGTGGGGCACGTTGTATCCGCTTCCAGATTACCGATGACACATTGCGTGTTTTTGCCGGTCGTGGCTCTTCTGGCGTGCGGGGTATTCGCTTGGCCGAAGGTGACCGTGTGATCAGCCTTGCTGTGCTGAACCACGTTGAAGCAACGGTGGAAGAACGTTCGGCTTATCTGCGGATGGCGAATGCTAAGCGTCGGGCTGAAAACGCAGCAGAAGCGGCTGAGGAAGATGTGGATGCGGTGCAGCCCGATTCGGATGAAGAAGGCACCGATACGGATGCTCTGCTTTCTCCAGAACGGTTTGAGCAGCTTGAAGTCGCCGAGGAAATCCTGCTGATCGTGAGTGATGGTGGGTTTGGGCGTCGCTCTTCCGCGTATGATTACCGTGTAAGCGGGCGTGGAGGGCAAGGCATTACCAACATGACGTTCTCGGCCAACAAGCGTGGGAAAGAAGTGGCTGCTACTTTGCCGGTTCTGGCAGGCACGGATGTTATGCTGGTAACGGATGCGGGCCGCCTTATCCGTGTGCCGGTTGATCAGGTGCGTGTTATGGCGCGTCAGGCAAGCGGTGTAACGTTGTTCCGCTTGAATGACGATGAGCGCGTAACCAGTGTCTTCCCTGTTATGGATGACGGTGAAGATGAAGCGGGAGAGGCTGAGGGGGAATGA
- a CDS encoding NAD(P)H-dependent flavin oxidoreductase yields the protein MKAINTVRMGGVDILPLVEGGKGVSVSTGVSAGAWAAAGGAGTVSIVNADSYDENGQPVPQIYHGRTRRERHEELVDYAIRGGITQARVAHEISGGKGRIHANILWEMGSAERVITGVLEGAPGLIHGLTCGAGMPYRLSEIATRFGVHYYPIVSSARAFNALWKRAYHKSADLLGGVVYEDPWRAGGHNGLSNTENPLKPEDPYPRVAALRKLMRGFGLDNTPIIMAGGVWWLEEWEDWIDNPELGPIVFQFGTRPLLTKESPIPEAWKQRLLTLKKGDVYLNRFSPTGFYSSAVNNSFLQELRERSERQVPFAMAAEEDLVTPYGIGARKREVFVKAEDLPRIQQWEQQGFTEALRTQDSTLIFVTPDRAREILADQADCMGCLSECQFSNWSQRGPKYSTGHKADPRSFCIQKTLQAVAHASGPDAAQVLDHNLMFGGTNAWRFATDPFYANGFVPTVQQLVDRIMTGR from the coding sequence ATGAAGGCGATCAATACGGTTCGCATGGGGGGTGTGGATATCCTGCCGCTGGTAGAAGGCGGTAAGGGGGTTTCTGTCTCCACAGGCGTATCGGCCGGGGCATGGGCTGCAGCAGGCGGCGCGGGCACGGTTTCTATCGTCAATGCAGATAGTTATGATGAAAACGGGCAGCCAGTTCCCCAGATCTATCACGGCCGTACGCGCCGTGAGCGGCATGAGGAACTGGTAGATTACGCCATTCGTGGCGGTATTACCCAAGCGCGTGTAGCGCATGAAATATCCGGCGGAAAAGGTCGGATTCATGCCAATATTCTGTGGGAAATGGGGTCAGCCGAAAGGGTGATTACTGGTGTGCTGGAAGGCGCGCCAGGCCTTATTCACGGTCTTACATGTGGCGCAGGTATGCCGTATCGGCTGTCTGAAATTGCAACACGGTTTGGGGTGCATTATTATCCCATCGTGTCATCTGCACGTGCTTTCAATGCATTGTGGAAGCGGGCCTATCATAAATCCGCCGATCTGTTGGGTGGCGTGGTTTATGAAGATCCTTGGCGTGCAGGGGGGCATAATGGCCTTTCCAACACGGAAAATCCATTAAAGCCGGAAGATCCTTACCCGCGTGTTGCAGCCTTGCGTAAACTTATGCGCGGGTTTGGGTTGGATAATACGCCCATCATCATGGCTGGTGGTGTGTGGTGGCTGGAAGAATGGGAAGATTGGATTGATAATCCAGAGCTTGGCCCCATTGTGTTCCAGTTTGGCACGCGCCCGCTGTTGACGAAGGAAAGCCCTATTCCAGAAGCATGGAAGCAGCGCTTACTCACCCTGAAAAAGGGTGATGTGTACCTGAACCGCTTCTCTCCTACGGGCTTTTACTCTTCTGCGGTTAACAACAGTTTCTTACAGGAACTGCGCGAGCGCTCAGAGCGGCAGGTTCCTTTTGCTATGGCGGCAGAAGAAGATCTGGTTACGCCCTACGGCATTGGCGCACGTAAGCGTGAAGTGTTTGTAAAGGCAGAAGATCTGCCGCGCATCCAACAATGGGAACAGCAGGGTTTTACTGAAGCCTTGCGCACACAGGATTCCACCCTGATTTTTGTAACGCCAGACAGAGCGCGAGAAATTCTGGCAGATCAGGCTGATTGTATGGGCTGCCTGTCTGAATGTCAGTTCTCTAATTGGAGCCAGCGTGGCCCCAAGTATTCAACGGGCCATAAAGCAGATCCACGTTCTTTCTGTATTCAGAAAACGCTTCAGGCTGTGGCACATGCCAGCGGGCCAGATGCTGCTCAGGTGCTGGATCATAATCTGATGTTCGGTGGTACAAACGCCTGGCGCTTTGCGACCGATCCTTTCTATGCCAACGGGTTTGTGCCAACAGTACAGCAGTTGGTGGATCGGATTATGACAGGACGTTAA
- the speE gene encoding polyamine aminopropyltransferase: protein MAETWIEETLYDNWGQHFRVVKELARTRSPFQDIVVFESESHGRVLMLDGVVQITEKDEFVYQEMLTHVPLFTHPNPKKVLIIGAGDGGVLRRVLEHPGIEKAVMVEIDGAVIELSKQHLPSIAGDAWNNPRAEVIVGDGIDYVARADNASFDVIIVDSTDPIGVGEVLFTDSFYEHCARILTAEGLIVNQCGVPFMQADELHETSVRRAKFFPHVSAYVAAVPTYVGGFMTLGIASKGRNLQAQDVEQVRARAQESGILEKTQYWTPEIHVGSFNLPPYIAKHLPKAAG, encoded by the coding sequence ATGGCTGAAACATGGATTGAAGAAACCCTATATGATAACTGGGGGCAGCACTTCCGTGTGGTAAAGGAACTGGCCCGCACGCGAAGCCCGTTTCAAGATATTGTTGTTTTTGAAAGTGAATCCCACGGTCGTGTGCTCATGCTGGATGGCGTGGTGCAGATTACCGAAAAGGATGAATTTGTTTATCAGGAAATGCTTACGCATGTTCCGCTGTTTACTCACCCCAACCCGAAAAAAGTGCTGATTATTGGCGCAGGGGATGGCGGGGTACTGCGCCGCGTTCTGGAACATCCCGGCATCGAAAAAGCTGTGATGGTGGAAATTGATGGTGCTGTTATAGAGCTTTCAAAACAGCATCTGCCATCTATTGCCGGTGATGCGTGGAATAATCCGCGGGCAGAAGTGATTGTGGGGGATGGAATAGATTACGTTGCCCGCGCAGATAATGCCTCGTTTGACGTGATTATTGTTGATAGCACAGACCCGATAGGTGTGGGCGAAGTGCTGTTTACAGATTCATTTTACGAACATTGCGCACGTATCCTTACCGCCGAAGGGCTGATTGTAAACCAGTGCGGTGTGCCGTTTATGCAGGCGGATGAACTGCATGAAACCAGTGTGCGGCGTGCAAAATTTTTTCCGCATGTATCTGCCTATGTGGCTGCTGTGCCAACTTATGTAGGTGGGTTTATGACACTGGGGATCGCCAGCAAAGGTCGCAACCTGCAAGCGCAGGATGTAGAGCAGGTGCGTGCCCGTGCTCAGGAATCCGGCATTTTGGAAAAAACCCAGTACTGGACGCCTGAAATCCACGTAGGTTCGTTTAATCTACCGCCTTATATTGCCAAGCATTTGCCTAAAGCTGCGGGGTAA
- a CDS encoding YqaE/Pmp3 family membrane protein, whose protein sequence is MRLLLALLFPWFQFFTIGRPFSGIICLILQITVIGWIPAAIWSVYALNQYETDKKISRMGR, encoded by the coding sequence ATGCGCCTGCTTTTGGCATTACTGTTTCCGTGGTTTCAGTTTTTTACAATTGGTCGCCCTTTTTCGGGCATTATCTGCCTAATATTGCAGATAACGGTTATTGGCTGGATTCCGGCGGCCATCTGGTCTGTTTACGCACTCAATCAGTATGAAACAGATAAAAAAATTTCCCGCATGGGGCGATAA
- the speD gene encoding adenosylmethionine decarboxylase, which yields MNALAQLGMVSEHPSNNQAFSVPVSSADEERKDYFVEKNGEKFAGTHLLVDMWGATNLDDPEKIDTTLCEAARAAGATILHSHFHHFSPNGGVSGVVVLAESHISIHTWPERNFAAVDIFMCGACDPHLSIPVMQRLFQAKRLEVDEERRGRVVA from the coding sequence ATGAACGCACTTGCTCAACTGGGGATGGTCTCGGAACACCCGAGCAATAACCAGGCATTTTCTGTTCCGGTCTCGTCTGCTGACGAAGAGCGTAAAGATTACTTCGTCGAAAAGAATGGCGAGAAGTTTGCAGGTACTCACCTGCTTGTCGATATGTGGGGCGCCACAAATCTGGATGATCCAGAAAAGATCGACACAACACTGTGCGAAGCAGCGCGTGCTGCCGGGGCCACAATCCTGCACAGTCATTTCCATCATTTTTCACCCAATGGGGGTGTTTCTGGCGTGGTGGTGCTGGCTGAAAGCCATATTTCCATTCACACATGGCCAGAACGCAACTTTGCTGCGGTGGACATCTTTATGTGTGGTGCGTGTGATCCGCACCTGTCCATCCCTGTTATGCAGCGTCTCTTTCAGGCCAAACGGCTTGAGGTGGATGAAGAACGCCGTGGCCGCGTGGTTGCCTAA
- the coaD gene encoding pantetheine-phosphate adenylyltransferase: MNAPAGSVVPKRVGFYAGTFDPVTVGHLDVIERASRLVDRLVIGVAHNPGKNPLMPLDERIGCVEEALPAIRQNTGGDILVVPFDSLLVKAVREHGATLIFRGLRVLSDFDYEIQMSGVNRKLDAGIESVFLMASERTQFISSRLVKEIASYGGDISEFVTPGTQVRLLARLADRKNVSA, from the coding sequence ATGAACGCCCCCGCAGGCTCTGTGGTGCCCAAACGTGTAGGTTTTTATGCGGGCACCTTTGATCCAGTAACGGTTGGCCATCTGGATGTGATTGAACGCGCATCCCGTTTGGTGGATCGGCTGGTAATAGGTGTGGCCCATAACCCAGGCAAAAATCCACTTATGCCATTGGATGAGCGGATTGGCTGTGTGGAAGAAGCCTTGCCTGCTATTCGTCAGAACACGGGTGGGGATATCTTGGTGGTGCCATTTGATTCTCTGCTGGTGAAAGCTGTACGAGAACATGGTGCAACACTGATTTTTCGTGGTCTTCGGGTGCTTTCTGATTTTGATTACGAAATCCAGATGAGCGGCGTAAACCGCAAGCTGGATGCCGGAATTGAAAGCGTGTTTCTTATGGCTTCAGAACGCACCCAATTTATTTCTTCCCGTCTGGTGAAAGAAATTGCCAGTTACGGTGGAGATATTTCGGAATTTGTAACACCGGGCACGCAGGTGCGTTTGTTGGCACGCCTTGCTGACAGGAAAAACGTTTCTGCCTGA